The genomic interval AAAAGGTGGAGAATTTTCAGCTGCTTATCGGGATGCTTTCACTAAAATAGTCATTGAAGGAGCGGATATTGACGCAACTATTATATCAGTAGGAGATAAGTTAAGAGCTATATTTAAAGAAGTTGGTGTGCCACTGTTGTAACACTAATTTCTCTGCACCTCCTTATAGTAAAAATAAAATCTTTTACTTATAAGGAGGTGCATTCTTTAAAGAGTGAAAAGGAGAAAGAATGATATCTTTTGACCATGGAGAAAAAAAATGGATACCTTATTTGCTTTTTCTCCCAGCTTTAATATATTTAGCTGGTTTTATCGGCTATCCCTTGATAAAAACTTTACAGCTTGCTTTTATCACTGAAAAAGGTAAAATTGGTATTTATAATTTTATTACTTTAACTCAAGATTCAACCTTTTGGAAGGCATTAAAAAATACCCTGTATTTAATAATTATTATAG from Candidatus Atribacteria bacterium carries:
- a CDS encoding sugar ABC transporter permease, with protein sequence MISFDHGEKKWIPYLLFLPALIYLAGFIGYPLIKTLQLAFITEKGKIGIYNFITLTQDSTFWKALKNTLYLIIII